From the genome of Arthrobacter sp. ERGS1:01:
CGTTCTGCCGTGGACGTCGCCCGATCTTGCATCACCTTTCGCCGGCGTCCTGGACTCCGCCGGGGTGCGATGGGCCGGCATGGCCATCACCCTGATCGCCGTCGCGGCCCTGCTCTCCGCCCTCAACGCCAACCTCTACGGCGCGTCACGCATGATCTATTCGCTGGCAGAGAGGGGCGAGGCCCCGCGCATCTTTGCCCGCACCAACTCCCGGCGGGTGCCGCTGGCGGCCGTCGCCGTCTCGGTGTCCTTCGGATTCGCCGCCGCCGTGTTGGAATTGCTGTTTCCCGACCGGGTGTTGTCGGCCCTTCTCAACCTCGTCGGATCCACGTGCCTGATCGTGTGGGGCACCGCCTTGCTCTCCCAGCTGATCCTGCGCCGCCGGGCCGACCGCGACGGCACGCCGCTGCCACTGCGCATGCGTGGTTTCCCGGCCCTGACCATCGTCGGATTGGTCCTGCTGGCCGCCATTTTCGCCGTCGGATTCACCGGCGCCACGAGCCGCACCCAACTCCTGGGCACCTTTGCCCTGGTCGCGGGCATCGCGGCCGCCTGCTGGCTGGCCCAACGCAGCCAGCGCAGCGTGGTGGCCAAATAGCGGACCGGATTGCATCCGCACAAAATTGTGACTAGCGTCTCAGGTGGACGGTGTGCTCAACGGCGCGCATACCGTTCGCAGTTCGCCGCACCTTTTCGCTACTGTTGACGTACGACGGCGGCACACGCCACCGTAAGGAAAGGTCCGGTTCACATGGCAGCCCAAGGCAAACACTCGGCCCCGGAGGCCGCCCACACGATCGAGGGATCCCTGCCCGGGCTCAACGTTGCCGCCTTTGATCCGGAGCAGCCAGCCAACCTCCCGCCCGTCTTCCTCATCCACGGCTTTGCCTCCTCGATCGAATTGAACTGGGTGAAAAGCGGCTGGGTCAGCGCCCTGAACCGCGCCGGCCGCCGGGTGCTTTCAGTGGACTTGCCCGGCCATGGCGGGAGCACCTCCCCCATCGACCTGGACTCCTACACGCCTGGCAAGATCCGCGCGGATTTGCTGCAGATCCTCATCGACATGGGCGTGCGCCCTTTGCGTGAGGGCGACCCCGCCTCGGGCGTCGACCTGATCGGCTATTCGCTCGGCTCGCGGCTGGCCTGGGAATTTGGTGCCACCCAGCCGGAGCTGGTGCGCAAGATGGTGCTGGGCGGGCCCAACCCGAAGGATCCGCTGGCCGAGTTCGACCTGGCCGCCGCGCAGGACTTCCTCAACGACGGAACACCCATTGCCGACGAATCCACCGCGTGGCTGCTGGGCATGGCCCAGCTGATCCCCTCCAACGATATTTTCGCGCTCCTGGCGCTCATCCAGGCCATCAAGATGGAACCGTTCGACCCCACCGACGCGGTGCCGAAGATGCCGATACTGCTCGTGGCCGGCGAACACGACGAACGTGCCAAGACGATGGGGCAGCTGGCCGCCCTCAACGGCCGCGCCGAACAACACGTCATCCCCGGCCGCACGCACAACAACGCCGTGACAAGCCGCGATTTCAAGGACGCCGCGATCGCCTTCCTCGGCTAAAGTCCGCACCACAACCCAACACGCCACCACCATGGCGGTGCGGTCCTGATGCCAGGACGACGGCGGTGCCGCCTAAGATGAATCCATGACAGAGACCCCCGGCCCGGCCCATTCCCAGACACTGTCCCGGGGCGTGCGGACGCTGGAGATCCTTGCCGCGGCCCCCGGGCCGCTGACGATTGCCGAGGTCGCGACGCAACTGGGCGTCCACCGTTCCATCGCGTACAGGATTGTGCGCACGCTGGAGGACCACTCCCTGGTGGTGCGTGACTCCGCGGGCCGGCTGGCCCCCGGACCCGGTCTCGCCGTGCTGGCCCGGGGCGTTTCGCGAGACCTGCAAAGCGCCGCGCTGCCCGAACTCACGGAACTTTCGCAAAGCCTGGCCATGACCGCATTCGTGGTGATGTGGGACCGTGAGGAGTGCGTGACACTGGCCGCCGTCGAGCCGCGGCACTCGGGCGCAACCCTCGCCCAACATCCCGGCACCCGGCACCCTGTGGGTGTTGGCGCCCCCGGGATCGCCCTGCAATCCCTTTACACGCCCGAACAATGGCGGATTCAGGCGCCGGGCCAGGTGTACCGGCCCGAGGCCGCCGAGGCCGCACGGCTCGGATATGCCACGAGCCATGATGAGGTCATTGCCGGCCTGTCCTCGGTGGCGGCGCCGGTGCGGATTCCCGGTGGCCGGCCGGCCGCCGTGGCCGTGGTCTACATCCGCAACGACCAGGACCCCGGCACTATCGGCACGGCGGTCCATGCCGCGGCGTCGCGGATCGAATCCGCGCTGGCCTAAGCGCCCCGCTGGGCAGCGCCCGTCAGGCCTTGGCCGGGCGGCGGAGCACCACTGCCGTGACGATGCCGAGCACCAGCAACGTCCCGGCGGCCGCGATCGGCACGATGAAGGCCGCATGGTAGCCGACGGACTGCGCCAGTGATCCGGCGATCGAGGAGCCCAGTGCGGTGCCGGCCACGATGCCGCTGGCCAGGGCCGTCATGACGGTGCCCATCCACTGCGGCGGGGCGATGACGCTGCCCACGCTGAAAATGGTGACCATGGTGGGGCCGACCGGAATGCCGACCAGCAACAGCACGATGATCATGGTGCCCAGCGACCCCGGCAACAGGAAGGCCGCGGTTCCGGCGGTCATGAGCGCGGCCGTCAGCACCCAGCGCCAGGCGTGCTTGAACGTGGCCGGCCAGTAGGCGACGGACAGGGCCGCAAAGGCGGAGCTGGCACCCATGACGGCGTACATCAGCCCGGCCTGATCCACCGAGCCGTGGACGCCGGTAAAGGCCGTCAGGGCCGTTTGCGAGGATCCGAAGAAGGTGCCCATGCACAGCATGCCCGCCACGGGAACCGCCACCTTGAACCAGTTGACGGAGTCCTTGGGCACGTAGCCGGCGTTGCCGTTCATGCCGGCGCGGCGCGGGGCCACGGCGGTGTGGGTGGGGTGGATGGCGAACAGGGTCACGAGCGAAATGGTCATGACGGCGGCCAGGACCAGCGGCAGCCACGGTGCCACGAGGGACGCCAGCAGGCCCACCAGGGCCGGGCCCAGCACGAAGGTGATCTCGTCGGCGGTGCCTTCCAGCGACAGCGCCGTATCGACCAGCGGCCCGCGCTGTTCCTTGGGCAGTTTCCGGCTCAACGCCATCCAGCGCACCCTCGACAACGGGCCCACCTGCGGGGACGAGGCACCGGCCAGCAGCGCGACGACCAGCAGGCCCACGGTTGCCCCCGTGGTGAAATCGTCAATGGCGTAGGCCAGCCCGACCACGGCAGCCACGATCACGGCGTTCACCACGGCGGAGACGATGAGGACGGGCTTTTGGCCAAGCCTGTCCGCTAGGTAGCCGATCAGCGGCGCGCCGATCGCGGCGCCGATCCCGATGGCGCCGGCGGCAAAACCGCCGATCGCGTAGGACTTGCTGACGGCCGTGACAAGGGTCAGCACGCCAATCGTGAGCATGGCCAGGGGGACGCGGGCAAAAAGGCCCAACGGAATGTAGGAGGTGCCGGCC
Proteins encoded in this window:
- a CDS encoding alpha/beta fold hydrolase — encoded protein: MAAQGKHSAPEAAHTIEGSLPGLNVAAFDPEQPANLPPVFLIHGFASSIELNWVKSGWVSALNRAGRRVLSVDLPGHGGSTSPIDLDSYTPGKIRADLLQILIDMGVRPLREGDPASGVDLIGYSLGSRLAWEFGATQPELVRKMVLGGPNPKDPLAEFDLAAAQDFLNDGTPIADESTAWLLGMAQLIPSNDIFALLALIQAIKMEPFDPTDAVPKMPILLVAGEHDERAKTMGQLAALNGRAEQHVIPGRTHNNAVTSRDFKDAAIAFLG
- a CDS encoding IclR family transcriptional regulator, whose translation is MTETPGPAHSQTLSRGVRTLEILAAAPGPLTIAEVATQLGVHRSIAYRIVRTLEDHSLVVRDSAGRLAPGPGLAVLARGVSRDLQSAALPELTELSQSLAMTAFVVMWDREECVTLAAVEPRHSGATLAQHPGTRHPVGVGAPGIALQSLYTPEQWRIQAPGQVYRPEAAEAARLGYATSHDEVIAGLSSVAAPVRIPGGRPAAVAVVYIRNDQDPGTIGTAVHAAASRIESALA
- a CDS encoding MFS transporter, which encodes MTSSLPPVSRPPAGHSTVTEEAPAPEKKVGRYAMLPRLAGTSYIPLGLFARVPLAMLTIGVLTLVTAVSKSYAIGGFAAGAIGIGAAIGAPLIGYLADRLGQKPVLIVSAVVNAVIVAAVVGLAYAIDDFTTGATVGLLVVALLAGASSPQVGPLSRVRWMALSRKLPKEQRGPLVDTALSLEGTADEITFVLGPALVGLLASLVAPWLPLVLAAVMTISLVTLFAIHPTHTAVAPRRAGMNGNAGYVPKDSVNWFKVAVPVAGMLCMGTFFGSSQTALTAFTGVHGSVDQAGLMYAVMGASSAFAALSVAYWPATFKHAWRWVLTAALMTAGTAAFLLPGSLGTMIIVLLLVGIPVGPTMVTIFSVGSVIAPPQWMGTVMTALASGIVAGTALGSSIAGSLAQSVGYHAAFIVPIAAAGTLLVLGIVTAVVLRRPAKA